A stretch of the Snodgrassella alvi genome encodes the following:
- a CDS encoding urease accessory protein UreF — protein MSNFGSQLDIHALTRAGLLLQLADPTLPIGGFNHSGGLETFVQQGAVHNEATLKEFVCTQLQQNWIHNDGAYVSLAYHSSKDNNLPALMQLDKQIGAAKVARELRESSYKLGIRLLKIFAPHYQTAIVRSFQEALLSQQVRGFYPLVFGLLAAAMHLDKAATLQAFYYNAVVGLITNGVKLIPLSQMAGQEMLIELHEKIAETVAASMQPSIKQLGATTLATDIRAMQHERLYTRLYMS, from the coding sequence ATGAGCAACTTTGGAAGCCAGCTTGATATTCATGCTTTAACCCGTGCAGGTTTATTGCTGCAACTGGCTGATCCTACGCTGCCAATTGGAGGCTTTAACCACTCCGGCGGGCTGGAAACCTTTGTTCAGCAAGGCGCAGTACATAATGAGGCTACCCTGAAAGAATTTGTTTGTACCCAATTGCAGCAAAACTGGATACACAATGATGGTGCCTATGTATCATTGGCCTACCATTCCAGCAAAGACAATAATCTGCCAGCACTGATGCAGCTAGATAAACAGATTGGTGCTGCCAAAGTAGCTCGTGAACTGCGTGAGAGCAGCTACAAACTCGGCATACGCCTGCTTAAAATTTTTGCACCGCATTACCAGACAGCCATAGTGAGATCCTTTCAAGAAGCACTGTTGTCACAGCAGGTACGGGGATTTTATCCACTGGTATTTGGTCTGCTGGCGGCTGCAATGCATTTAGATAAAGCGGCTACACTACAGGCATTTTATTACAACGCTGTAGTGGGCCTGATTACTAATGGGGTGAAATTGATTCCACTTAGCCAGATGGCGGGGCAGGAAATGTTAATTGAATTGCATGAAAAGATTGCTGAAACCGTTGCTGCTAGCATGCAGCCTTCTATAAAGCAATTAGGTGCGACAACACTGGCCACAGATATCAGAGCCATGCAGCATGAACGATTATATACTCGTTTATATATGAGTTAG
- a CDS encoding HupE/UreJ family protein — translation MKKIFTLLLLSPVLAFAHPGHITEGWQAGALHPLSGWDHLLAMLAVGLWAATLRGKTRWLIPSTFVGVMIVGFILGAHGMQIPMLEQGIAVSVLVLGLAAAWLKKVPASAAMVLVGLFALFHGVAHGAEMGAHGAFSYACGFVIVTAALHTAGFGLGTALSKQQWLLRLTGSLIGLVGFGMLFTA, via the coding sequence ATGAAAAAAATATTTACCTTGTTATTATTAAGTCCGGTACTGGCCTTTGCTCACCCTGGACATATAACTGAAGGCTGGCAGGCGGGTGCATTGCACCCGCTCAGTGGCTGGGACCATTTGCTGGCAATGCTGGCCGTGGGTTTGTGGGCTGCTACTTTACGCGGAAAAACACGCTGGCTAATACCATCAACATTCGTTGGGGTGATGATAGTTGGTTTTATACTTGGTGCACATGGTATGCAGATACCGATGCTGGAGCAGGGAATAGCCGTTTCGGTACTGGTACTGGGCCTTGCTGCAGCGTGGCTTAAAAAAGTACCGGCTTCAGCAGCCATGGTTTTGGTCGGATTGTTTGCTCTGTTTCACGGTGTAGCACATGGTGCTGAAATGGGTGCTCATGGCGCATTCAGCTATGCATGTGGCTTTGTTATTGTTACCGCTGCGTTGCACACCGCCGGTTTTGGATTGGGTACGGCCTTGAGCAAACAGCAATGGTTATTACGCCTGACCGGCAGCTTAATTGGTCTGGTTGGCTTTGGGATGCTGTTCACAGCCTGA
- the ureG gene encoding urease accessory protein UreG produces MRQYIKIGVAGPVGSGKTALIEKLTRHMAQQYSIAVITNDIYTQEDAEFLTKNSLLPPERIMGVETGGCPHTAIREDASMNLEAVDEMVARFPDNQIVFIESGGDNLSATFSPDLADVTLFVIDVAQGEKIPRKGGPGITRSDLLVINKTDLAPYVGASLEVMQHDAQRMRKGQPFVFTNLMAEEGINTIIDWIKKYALLENVAEPAGLIR; encoded by the coding sequence ATGCGTCAATACATAAAAATCGGCGTTGCCGGTCCGGTGGGTTCGGGCAAAACCGCATTGATTGAAAAACTGACTCGCCATATGGCACAGCAATACAGCATTGCAGTAATCACCAATGATATATATACACAGGAAGATGCCGAGTTTCTGACCAAAAATAGCTTGCTGCCACCTGAGCGTATTATGGGTGTAGAAACTGGCGGTTGTCCGCATACCGCCATCCGTGAAGATGCCAGCATGAATCTGGAAGCAGTAGACGAAATGGTGGCGCGGTTTCCAGATAATCAGATTGTTTTTATCGAAAGTGGTGGTGATAATCTTTCCGCCACCTTTAGCCCGGATTTGGCCGATGTTACCCTGTTTGTGATCGATGTAGCACAGGGCGAAAAAATTCCGCGCAAAGGGGGCCCCGGTATTACCCGTTCTGATTTACTGGTCATTAACAAAACCGATTTGGCTCCTTACGTAGGTGCCAGTCTCGAAGTTATGCAGCATGATGCTCAGCGCATGCGTAAAGGGCAGCCGTTTGTATTTACCAATCTGATGGCAGAAGAGGGGATAAATACAATAATAGACTGGATTAAAAAATACGCCTTATTGGAAAATGTAGCAGAACCTGCAGGCTTGATACGCTAA
- a CDS encoding urease accessory protein UreD — translation MHSRLALVTQLNQRGQTILGSCFYTPPLKILTLPHMATPVWPQALSVMQMSSSPGLLAGDHIDIEIELAQQTQLYLFTQAFTRIQSMPQAAEAQQHTRIFLHENSRLCYLPHPLVLHRDAALTQSMQISLADNCQLILGEIIACGRVLNHERWDFRYLSSRVTIDYQQQPLLSDNIFWQPNRQPLNVLGQMEQYTHQASLYYVNTAASKTDLLQLINQIYTALLPDWPLENDDYLWGITQAADCVLCVRALGINAESLQNFIYQINKIIFV, via the coding sequence ATGCACAGCCGATTAGCACTTGTCACTCAGCTCAACCAGCGCGGACAGACCATCTTAGGTAGCTGCTTTTATACCCCGCCACTGAAAATCCTGACTTTACCCCATATGGCTACACCGGTATGGCCTCAGGCACTCTCGGTGATGCAGATGAGTTCTTCGCCGGGTTTGCTAGCTGGTGATCATATAGATATTGAGATAGAGCTGGCGCAACAAACACAACTGTACTTGTTCACACAAGCCTTTACTCGCATCCAATCCATGCCTCAGGCAGCAGAAGCGCAGCAGCATACACGTATTTTTCTGCATGAAAACAGCCGGCTTTGCTATCTACCGCATCCATTGGTGCTGCATCGCGATGCTGCCTTAACTCAAAGTATGCAAATCAGTCTGGCGGATAACTGCCAGCTAATTTTGGGCGAAATCATCGCCTGCGGCCGCGTACTTAATCATGAACGCTGGGATTTTCGTTATTTGTCATCACGAGTAACCATTGATTATCAGCAACAGCCATTACTAAGCGACAATATCTTCTGGCAACCCAATCGCCAACCTCTTAATGTATTGGGACAGATGGAGCAATACACCCATCAAGCCAGCCTCTATTATGTCAATACCGCCGCCAGCAAAACGGACTTGCTGCAGCTAATTAACCAAATATACACCGCTTTATTGCCAGATTGGCCACTTGAAAACGATGATTATCTGTGGGGTATCACACAAGCTGCAGATTGCGTTTTATGTGTGCGTGCTTTGGGAATAAATGCAGAATCACTGCAAAATTTTATATATCAAATAAATAAAATAATTTTTGTTTAA
- a CDS encoding GTP pyrophosphokinase family protein — protein MNTIEEFLNYFEQHKNFFCAWGDYVTKKIENELTTQITPLKISEFLKIEAKPRIKEIESAKAKIYRKNYTNPKVEMTDLVGVRFVVLISQQIDIISNIIEKEVTWNAVVSNDFCKDRELNPTVFDYQSKHYEVRPNKNIFIKYNDKKIEISKDICCEVQIRSLLQHAYAELVHDNLYKPAGKVPNEAKREVAKSMALMETTDDLFTHTLTLLQKHNTPINNLYENLSNLYIDIFITDSNFDKKTNLMILEVFSNYISESIIDQIQDLLKKKKFIENKIRTQIENSYLFQQPIILFIYWLVSSNPTAITKNIWPLPAFQQDLSYVFSDLDKGPLPE, from the coding sequence ATGAATACAATTGAAGAATTTTTGAATTATTTCGAACAGCATAAAAATTTTTTTTGTGCTTGGGGGGATTATGTAACAAAAAAAATTGAAAATGAGCTAACTACCCAAATAACTCCTTTAAAAATCAGTGAATTTTTGAAAATTGAAGCCAAGCCAAGAATTAAAGAAATTGAATCTGCTAAAGCCAAAATATATAGAAAAAACTATACTAATCCTAAAGTTGAAATGACCGATTTGGTCGGTGTCCGATTTGTTGTTCTTATTTCGCAACAGATTGATATTATCAGCAATATTATAGAAAAAGAAGTTACTTGGAATGCAGTGGTTTCCAACGATTTCTGCAAAGATAGGGAACTAAATCCTACCGTATTTGATTATCAATCTAAACATTATGAAGTACGTCCTAACAAAAATATTTTCATCAAATATAATGACAAAAAAATAGAAATTTCAAAAGATATCTGCTGTGAAGTACAAATACGTTCGTTGCTTCAACATGCTTACGCTGAATTGGTTCATGATAATCTGTATAAACCAGCTGGAAAAGTACCTAATGAAGCTAAAAGAGAAGTTGCTAAAAGCATGGCATTAATGGAAACTACAGATGATTTATTTACTCATACGTTGACATTGCTACAAAAACATAATACACCTATAAATAATCTTTATGAAAATTTATCAAATTTATATATAGATATATTTATAACAGATTCAAATTTTGATAAAAAAACTAATTTGATGATTTTAGAAGTGTTTTCAAATTATATTAGCGAATCAATAATAGATCAAATTCAAGATCTTTTAAAGAAAAAAAAATTTATAGAAAATAAAATTAGAACACAAATTGAGAATTCTTATCTATTTCAACAACCAATTATTCTATTTATCTATTGGCTAGTATCTTCGAATCCTACCGCCATAACAAAAAATATTTGGCCTTTACCTGCTTTCCAACAAGATTTAAGCTATGTATTTTCAGATCTTGATAAAGGTCCATTACCAGAATAG
- a CDS encoding nucleoid-associated protein — protein MLDTKFSFEGLIINKIIAHRVYARNADKTIDPPKISNHLINLSNEAKTSLESRITNALGNKSHGIEMTIRETDDNSFFNIAANALFDSDSEFIIKTSMLAQNLSKAQLSVNTPGGILIIAKGHVGEDDKRFIIVIKAEPQSGFQTSDNDDNISLEYIKDLLLTDAQRLYKIGFLVEETNQSRTKLHVSNFRAFLFDHLLTSIDTKKAGSYFYYNFLGMSIAESSKKLTQNFFEFTKNFIDNSGMTDDEKIDTHEALRVMLKNQDAMISVHDFAKQNLSVEYQNQYEKFMEKKNFPSNSVIKDTEYIKKRLNTRRKYCFSNNVIISTPSNKTEEYLSLKELEDQKYTQITIKGLLQKQE, from the coding sequence TTGTTAGATACAAAATTTTCTTTTGAAGGCTTAATCATCAATAAAATAATTGCTCATCGTGTTTACGCTAGAAATGCAGATAAAACCATAGATCCACCTAAAATTAGTAATCATCTTATTAATTTATCAAATGAAGCAAAAACTTCCTTAGAAAGCCGAATTACAAATGCATTAGGAAATAAATCTCATGGCATTGAAATGACAATTAGAGAAACTGATGACAATAGTTTCTTTAATATCGCTGCCAATGCGTTATTTGATTCTGATTCCGAATTTATCATAAAAACCAGCATGCTTGCTCAAAACTTATCAAAGGCTCAACTCAGCGTTAATACTCCAGGCGGGATTTTGATTATTGCTAAAGGTCATGTCGGAGAAGATGATAAACGATTTATTATTGTTATTAAAGCTGAACCACAAAGTGGTTTTCAAACCTCAGATAATGATGATAATATTTCATTAGAATATATTAAAGATTTATTATTAACGGATGCACAACGTTTATATAAAATTGGTTTTTTAGTTGAAGAAACTAATCAATCAAGAACAAAATTACATGTCAGTAATTTTCGTGCTTTTCTATTTGACCATTTATTGACAAGTATTGATACAAAAAAAGCTGGAAGTTATTTTTATTATAATTTTTTGGGTATGAGTATTGCAGAATCATCAAAAAAACTTACGCAGAATTTTTTTGAATTTACAAAAAATTTTATCGATAATTCAGGAATGACAGACGATGAAAAAATAGATACTCATGAAGCATTACGTGTAATGTTAAAAAATCAAGATGCAATGATAAGTGTACACGATTTTGCAAAACAAAATTTATCTGTAGAATATCAAAATCAATATGAAAAATTTATGGAGAAAAAGAACTTTCCATCAAATTCAGTTATTAAGGATACAGAATACATCAAAAAAAGGTTGAATACTCGTCGTAAATACTGTTTTAGTAATAATGTAATTATTTCAACTCCATCAAATAAAACTGAAGAATACTTATCCTTGAAAGAACTTGAAGATCAAAAGTATACTCAAATCACCATTAAAGGCTTGTTGCAAAAACAAGAATGA
- the mltG gene encoding endolytic transglycosylase MltG: MRRKQRRAVLLILTGLLMFALVWALLLFMPKSNAGYRLKVPADYGISGVSRILTSNDVIYSRWVFVGTAYMLGMGDKIHRGNYRLSRSVSSWQILQRLRNGKPDSINVQIIEGSTFAQMRRIVDGTPDIEHLTRGWTDAQILKQVADDTHYAHAEGLFFPATYDISSDSSDLSLYQQAYKAMQKHLQAAWEERRSNLPYQSDYEMLIMASLIEKETGHAEDRSNVAAVFVNRLNQHMRLQTDPSVIYGMGSRYKGKIGKADLRRDTPYNTYTRAGLPPSPIALPGKAALEAAAHPASNDYLYFVARNDGSGRSQFSHSLNEHNAAVRQYILKKP; the protein is encoded by the coding sequence ATGCGGCGTAAACAACGACGGGCGGTATTGCTGATTTTGACGGGTTTACTGATGTTTGCGCTAGTATGGGCATTGTTGTTATTTATGCCTAAAAGTAACGCGGGCTATCGTTTGAAAGTGCCAGCAGACTATGGTATTAGCGGAGTAAGCAGAATACTAACCAGTAATGATGTGATTTACAGCCGCTGGGTATTTGTTGGCACGGCCTATATGCTTGGCATGGGTGATAAAATTCATCGTGGCAATTATCGCTTGTCCCGCTCGGTATCAAGCTGGCAGATTCTGCAAAGGCTGCGAAATGGTAAGCCAGACAGTATTAATGTGCAAATTATTGAAGGTAGTACGTTTGCACAGATGCGCAGGATTGTTGATGGTACACCCGATATAGAACATCTTACTCGTGGCTGGACTGATGCCCAAATACTTAAACAAGTGGCAGATGATACCCATTATGCCCACGCAGAAGGGCTGTTTTTTCCAGCAACGTATGATATTAGCTCTGATAGCAGTGATTTATCGCTGTACCAGCAAGCATATAAGGCGATGCAGAAACATTTGCAGGCCGCATGGGAAGAACGGCGCAGTAATCTTCCTTACCAGTCTGACTACGAAATGCTGATTATGGCCAGTCTGATAGAAAAAGAAACTGGACATGCGGAAGACAGAAGCAATGTGGCCGCGGTATTCGTTAATCGGCTTAATCAGCATATGCGCTTACAAACAGACCCTAGCGTGATTTATGGCATGGGCAGCCGCTATAAAGGTAAAATTGGCAAAGCTGATTTACGTCGTGACACACCATACAATACTTATACTCGAGCCGGACTACCACCCAGCCCGATTGCATTGCCGGGCAAAGCTGCGCTAGAAGCAGCTGCTCATCCGGCAAGTAATGATTACCTGTATTTTGTGGCGCGTAATGATGGTAGCGGACGCAGCCAGTTCAGCCACAGTCTGAACGAGCATAACGCAGCGGTTCGCCAGTATATTCTGAAAAAACCCTGA
- the tmk gene encoding dTMP kinase: MKAKFITLDGIDGAGKSTNLDTIRTWFEKHQLPVLFTREPGGTAIGEALRELLLNPATRANARTETLMIFAARQQHLDEVIKPALAQGMHVVSDRFTDATFAYQGGGRGLPLPDIAILENWVQQGLQPDLTLLLDVPLAVAQQRLSHNTSPDRFEQLDTNFFEHTRQVYLDRAAAAPQRYAIINSSLQLDAVAAQINQSLAQQFGLNP; this comes from the coding sequence ATGAAAGCAAAATTTATTACGTTGGATGGGATTGATGGTGCCGGTAAATCAACCAACCTCGATACCATTCGTACATGGTTTGAAAAACACCAATTGCCGGTACTGTTTACCCGTGAGCCGGGAGGCACTGCTATTGGTGAAGCGTTACGCGAGCTCTTGCTTAATCCTGCTACTCGTGCCAATGCCCGCACTGAAACACTGATGATTTTTGCTGCCCGTCAGCAACATCTGGATGAGGTGATTAAACCGGCTCTGGCACAAGGTATGCATGTTGTCAGTGATCGTTTTACAGACGCTACTTTTGCTTATCAGGGTGGTGGACGCGGTCTGCCTCTGCCTGATATTGCTATTCTGGAAAACTGGGTACAGCAAGGATTGCAACCTGATTTAACTTTACTACTGGATGTGCCTTTGGCTGTGGCTCAGCAGCGTCTAAGTCACAACACAAGCCCCGACCGCTTTGAGCAACTGGATACTAATTTTTTTGAACACACACGTCAGGTTTATTTAGACCGTGCCGCGGCGGCACCGCAACGCTACGCCATCATTAATAGCAGCCTGCAACTGGATGCTGTAGCAGCGCAAATCAATCAGAGTTTGGCACAACAGTTTGGATTGAACCCATGA
- the holB gene encoding DNA polymerase III subunit delta', giving the protein MIYPWLEPVWQQIAQHWQQQPQAWLLYGHPGIGKREFAEHLAQALLCESPQANHQPCGVCTSCHLFSQHSHPDFLMVTPEEAESDGGERKLAQIKVETIRNVLDFAHLSAHRGGKRVALIYPAESMNTQAANALLKILEEPPAGMIFILVSHQKDRLLPTIKSRCRQVVLTMPTPAEALAFAQQLHGEKTADLLAFHGGAPLFSDNDSHTQLRNELIPLLVKPRLIAMLDYAAAFDKQKLALATFLDWLAKWLLDMSLAQQHMCAMYYPAWQNALNEITTQIDPLSLFALIDRVNALAPYGKHTLNVKMQLEDLLIDYLNVWQHKHT; this is encoded by the coding sequence ATGATTTACCCATGGCTCGAACCTGTTTGGCAACAGATTGCCCAGCACTGGCAGCAGCAGCCGCAAGCATGGTTGCTTTATGGCCATCCGGGAATCGGTAAGCGGGAATTTGCCGAGCATCTGGCGCAAGCACTGCTGTGTGAGTCCCCGCAAGCCAATCATCAGCCTTGTGGTGTGTGTACTTCTTGTCATTTATTCAGCCAGCACAGCCATCCGGATTTCCTGATGGTGACGCCGGAAGAAGCAGAAAGCGACGGCGGTGAACGAAAGCTGGCACAAATTAAAGTAGAAACCATCCGTAATGTGCTCGACTTTGCTCACCTAAGTGCCCATCGCGGCGGCAAACGTGTGGCTTTGATTTACCCCGCTGAAAGTATGAATACACAGGCCGCCAATGCTTTGCTGAAAATTCTAGAAGAACCTCCGGCTGGGATGATTTTTATTCTGGTCAGCCATCAGAAAGATCGCCTACTACCTACCATTAAAAGTCGTTGTCGTCAGGTTGTGTTAACCATGCCCACACCAGCAGAGGCATTGGCCTTTGCTCAACAATTACATGGTGAAAAAACGGCTGATTTGCTTGCCTTTCACGGCGGGGCACCCTTGTTTTCTGATAACGACAGCCATACGCAGTTACGTAATGAACTTATCCCTTTGCTCGTCAAGCCACGTCTGATTGCCATGCTGGATTATGCTGCTGCTTTTGACAAACAGAAACTGGCTCTGGCAACCTTTCTCGACTGGCTGGCCAAATGGTTACTGGATATGTCTCTAGCGCAGCAACATATGTGTGCCATGTATTATCCGGCTTGGCAAAATGCATTGAACGAGATTACTACACAAATCGACCCGTTATCCCTGTTTGCTTTAATCGACAGAGTAAATGCGCTAGCCCCTTACGGTAAACATACCCTCAATGTTAAAATGCAACTAGAAGACCTGTTAATAGATTATCTTAATGTGTGGCAGCATAAACACACATAA
- a CDS encoding PilZ domain-containing protein, whose translation MAEAPTNLPGKMLNLTIPDKPELYRSYMAFLQHGGLFAPTTDTFQMGEEVLLAVNLPEFNEAKYLRTKVVWINTAATSTGQPQGIGLAFGKDEDSIAVKQSIEDILPGLLLSERTTYTL comes from the coding sequence ATGGCTGAAGCGCCTACCAATCTGCCGGGCAAAATGCTCAATTTAACCATTCCCGATAAACCAGAGCTGTATCGTAGCTATATGGCATTTCTACAGCATGGTGGCCTGTTTGCGCCCACAACAGATACGTTTCAAATGGGTGAAGAAGTATTACTGGCGGTAAACCTGCCCGAATTCAACGAAGCCAAATATCTGCGCACAAAAGTAGTATGGATAAACACCGCAGCTACATCTACCGGCCAGCCTCAGGGAATCGGACTGGCTTTTGGCAAAGATGAAGACAGCATTGCCGTAAAGCAGAGTATTGAAGATATTCTGCCTGGTTTACTGCTGAGCGAACGCACAACATATACCCTGTAA
- a CDS encoding TatD family hydrolase, with protein MMLIDSHCHLNMPELAARLPQVLENMAQAEIGQAIAISVDRQSADEVLALAEQHTNLFASVGVHPEDQNSAEMSIDELIAAAQHPKVVGIGETGLDYHWCSGDLSWQHARFSTHIQASNQTGLPLIIHTRDAAADTLRLLHENQAQQGVIHCFTEDTAFAKAVLDLGFYISFSGIVTFKNAQQIQEACKYVPLDRILVETDAPYLAPVPKRGKPNEPAYVRYTAEFVAQFRGESMATIEAATTANTYRLFSKLPPLTSQP; from the coding sequence ATCATGCTTATCGATTCACACTGCCATTTGAATATGCCTGAGTTGGCAGCCAGACTGCCACAAGTTTTGGAGAATATGGCGCAGGCAGAAATAGGGCAGGCTATTGCTATTAGTGTAGACCGCCAAAGCGCAGATGAAGTGCTGGCACTGGCCGAGCAGCATACAAATCTGTTTGCCAGTGTCGGAGTGCATCCTGAAGACCAAAACTCGGCGGAAATGAGTATAGATGAACTGATTGCGGCTGCACAACATCCGAAAGTAGTCGGTATCGGGGAAACTGGCCTCGATTATCATTGGTGCAGTGGTGATCTGTCCTGGCAGCATGCACGCTTCAGCACGCATATACAGGCCTCCAACCAAACCGGTCTGCCCCTGATTATTCATACCCGTGATGCTGCTGCGGATACACTGCGCCTTCTACATGAAAACCAAGCACAACAAGGCGTTATTCATTGCTTTACCGAAGATACTGCCTTTGCTAAAGCAGTATTGGATTTAGGCTTTTATATTTCTTTCTCTGGTATAGTGACCTTCAAAAACGCGCAGCAGATACAAGAAGCTTGCAAATACGTACCTTTAGATCGCATATTGGTTGAAACTGATGCTCCTTATCTGGCTCCAGTGCCCAAGCGTGGCAAACCAAATGAACCGGCTTACGTACGTTACACCGCCGAATTTGTCGCACAGTTTCGCGGCGAGAGCATGGCAACCATCGAAGCAGCCACCACCGCCAATACCTATCGCTTGTTTAGCAAATTACCACCGCTGACTAGCCAGCCATGA
- a CDS encoding MBL fold metallo-hydrolase: protein MTQIILTVLGCGSSSGTPVIGCECATCTSSDPKNRRTRCSAHIQIGKQHWQIDTGTDFYHQALQHQLSHIDGVLYTHPHADHLNGIDDLRAFCYKQRAPIPIYGHRDTLANICSRFDYAFLEQNNHWNRPVLRAHELPLNQGQSRVLTIEDVPVWQFAVSHGSWTSSAYRIGNIAWFTDLNHIDESIFPHLQGLDYLFLDCLMDTSYPSHLSTKQAFAYAKRIEAKHTYFIHMTHKQEYHNLKQRCPKNCEPAYDGLVVHSSY, encoded by the coding sequence ATGACACAGATTATTCTAACTGTACTCGGCTGTGGCAGTTCCTCCGGCACGCCAGTAATCGGTTGTGAATGTGCTACCTGCACCAGCAGCGACCCGAAAAACAGGCGCACCCGTTGCAGTGCTCATATTCAGATAGGCAAACAGCACTGGCAAATTGACACAGGTACCGATTTTTACCATCAGGCTTTACAACATCAACTGTCGCATATCGATGGCGTGCTCTATACCCACCCTCATGCCGACCATCTAAACGGTATCGATGATTTGCGCGCATTCTGCTACAAACAGCGCGCGCCCATACCGATATACGGCCATCGTGATACATTGGCTAATATTTGCAGCCGCTTTGATTACGCCTTTCTGGAGCAAAATAACCACTGGAACCGTCCTGTACTGCGCGCACATGAGTTACCGTTAAATCAGGGGCAGAGCAGGGTTCTCACTATTGAAGACGTACCTGTATGGCAGTTTGCTGTATCACATGGAAGCTGGACAAGCAGTGCTTATCGCATAGGCAACATTGCCTGGTTTACCGATCTCAACCATATTGACGAATCCATTTTCCCACATTTACAGGGACTAGATTACCTGTTTCTCGATTGCTTGATGGACACTTCATACCCCAGCCATCTTAGTACCAAACAGGCTTTTGCTTACGCCAAACGAATTGAGGCCAAACATACTTACTTTATCCACATGACCCATAAACAGGAATACCATAATTTAAAGCAGCGTTGCCCGAAAAACTGCGAACCTGCTTATGATGGATTGGTTGTGCACAGTAGTTATTAG